A window from Polyangium spumosum encodes these proteins:
- the groES gene encoding co-chaperone GroES, whose protein sequence is MATKIRPLQDRVIVKRLKEEERTKGGLYIPDSAKEKPVEGTVLAVGNGKVLEDGTVRKLDVKEGDRVLFGKYSGTEVKLDGEEHLILREDDILGVIEA, encoded by the coding sequence ATGGCGACGAAGATCAGGCCTCTGCAGGACCGCGTGATCGTCAAGCGACTCAAGGAAGAAGAGAGGACCAAGGGCGGGCTCTACATCCCGGACTCCGCCAAGGAGAAGCCCGTGGAGGGCACGGTCCTCGCCGTGGGCAATGGCAAGGTCCTCGAGGACGGCACCGTCCGCAAGCTCGACGTGAAGGAAGGCGACCGCGTCCTCTTCGGAAAGTACTCGGGGACCGAGGTGAAGCTCGACGGGGAAGAGCACCTCATCCTGCGCGAGGACGACATCCTGGGCGTGATCGAGGCGTGA
- the groL gene encoding chaperonin GroEL (60 kDa chaperone family; promotes refolding of misfolded polypeptides especially under stressful conditions; forms two stacked rings of heptamers to form a barrel-shaped 14mer; ends can be capped by GroES; misfolded proteins enter the barrel where they are refolded when GroES binds), translating into MAAKEIIYNESARSMILAGVNALADAVKVTLGPKGRNVVIEKSFGSPTVTKDGVTVAKEIELENRFENMGAQMVREVASKTSDIAGDGTTTATVLAQAIYREGSKLVAAGHNPMEIKRGIDKAVEAIVTHLKSVAKLTQDAKEIAQVGTISANGDLTIGKLLADAMEKVGKEGVITVEEAKSADTTLDVVEGMQFDRGYLSPYFVTDAEAMKTVMEDCYILISEKKISNMKDLLPVLEAIAKQQKNLLIIAEDVEGEALATLVVNKLRGTLHCAAVKAPGFGDRRKEMLKDIAVLTDGQVIAEELGLKLENVTISDLGRAKTILIDKDNTTIVGGQGKKDKIKARQQEIRAQIEHTTSDYDREKLQERLAKLVGGVAVIKVGAATETEMKEKKARVEDALHATRAAVEEGIVPGGGVALIRAQASLGSLEVNDEQRFGVNIIRRSIEEPLRQISANAGEEGSIVVQKVRDGQGSYGYNAASGEYGDLLAMGVIDPVKVVRSALQNAASVASLMLTTEALIAERPKEEKAAAGGAHAGHSHDF; encoded by the coding sequence ATGGCAGCCAAAGAGATCATCTACAACGAGTCCGCGCGCAGCATGATCCTCGCGGGCGTCAACGCCCTCGCCGACGCGGTGAAGGTCACCCTCGGCCCGAAGGGTCGCAACGTCGTGATCGAGAAGAGCTTCGGCTCGCCCACCGTGACCAAGGACGGCGTCACGGTCGCGAAGGAGATCGAGCTCGAGAACCGCTTCGAGAACATGGGCGCGCAGATGGTGCGCGAGGTGGCCTCGAAGACGAGCGACATCGCGGGCGACGGCACGACGACGGCGACGGTGCTCGCCCAGGCGATCTACCGCGAGGGCTCCAAGCTCGTCGCGGCGGGCCACAACCCGATGGAGATCAAGCGCGGCATCGACAAGGCGGTCGAGGCCATCGTGACGCACCTGAAGAGCGTCGCGAAGCTCACGCAGGACGCGAAGGAGATCGCGCAGGTCGGCACGATCAGCGCGAACGGCGACCTGACGATCGGCAAGCTCCTCGCCGACGCGATGGAGAAGGTCGGCAAGGAAGGCGTCATCACGGTCGAGGAGGCGAAGAGCGCCGACACGACGCTCGACGTGGTCGAGGGCATGCAGTTCGACCGCGGCTACCTCAGCCCGTACTTCGTGACGGACGCCGAGGCGATGAAGACCGTGATGGAGGACTGCTACATCCTCATCTCGGAGAAGAAGATCTCCAACATGAAGGACCTCCTCCCGGTCCTCGAGGCGATCGCGAAGCAGCAGAAGAACCTGCTCATCATCGCCGAGGACGTCGAGGGCGAGGCGCTCGCGACGCTCGTCGTGAACAAGCTCCGCGGCACGCTGCACTGCGCCGCCGTCAAGGCGCCGGGCTTCGGTGATCGCCGCAAGGAGATGCTGAAGGACATCGCGGTCCTGACCGACGGTCAGGTGATCGCGGAGGAGCTCGGCCTCAAGCTCGAGAACGTCACGATCTCGGATCTCGGCCGCGCCAAGACCATCCTCATCGACAAGGACAACACGACGATCGTCGGCGGTCAGGGCAAGAAGGACAAGATCAAGGCGCGCCAGCAGGAGATCCGCGCCCAGATCGAGCACACGACGAGCGACTACGACCGCGAGAAGCTCCAGGAGCGCCTCGCGAAGCTCGTCGGCGGCGTGGCGGTGATCAAGGTCGGCGCCGCGACCGAGACCGAGATGAAGGAGAAGAAGGCCCGCGTCGAGGACGCGCTCCACGCGACCCGCGCGGCCGTGGAAGAGGGCATCGTCCCCGGCGGCGGCGTGGCGCTCATCCGCGCCCAGGCCTCGCTCGGCTCGCTCGAGGTGAACGACGAGCAGCGGTTCGGCGTGAACATCATCCGCCGCTCGATCGAGGAGCCGCTCCGCCAGATCTCGGCGAACGCCGGCGAAGAGGGCTCGATCGTGGTCCAGAAGGTCCGCGACGGCCAGGGCTCGTACGGCTACAACGCCGCGAGCGGCGAGTACGGCGACCTGCTCGCGATGGGCGTCATCGACCCGGTGAAGGTCGTGCGCTCGGCGCTCCAGAACGCCGCGAGCGTGGCGAGCCTCATGCTCACCACCGAGGCGCTCATCGCGGAGCGTCCGAAGGAGGAGAAGGCGGCGGCAGGTGGCGCGCACGCGGGCCACAGCCACGACTTCTGA
- a CDS encoding YihY/virulence factor BrkB family protein has product MWDRRHVSGLASSAFRALGRLVHYLDLHEAPRAASAMAFDAFLSIIPLLAVAGWALHRLRNAAAELLGSLLSAAPPAVSAALGEDFFRISDAKALVLAPVGLIAFLWVSSAGAATAIGVFETMFVCAPRPWWKRRLVGLGLVLGAIPAVGLATLIGLAFTQLTGSIGGALVAALGPALILTALIAAFFRLTITRPPSVRRRVWPGAIVTVSLWAIVSTVFSIYVRSLARYATLYGTLANVAVLLFWLWLLSIALLVGGEVNAQLEGVRDPHDDMPERWLTPKAEGPRSIQPPPPPESILRPKRTASSE; this is encoded by the coding sequence ATGTGGGATCGGCGGCACGTCTCCGGCTTGGCGAGCTCCGCCTTCCGGGCCCTCGGCCGGCTGGTCCACTACCTCGACCTGCACGAGGCGCCGCGGGCGGCGAGCGCCATGGCGTTCGACGCGTTCCTCAGCATCATCCCGCTGCTCGCGGTGGCCGGCTGGGCGCTGCATCGGCTGCGTAACGCGGCGGCGGAGCTGCTCGGATCGCTGCTCAGCGCGGCGCCGCCGGCCGTCTCGGCCGCGCTCGGCGAGGACTTCTTCCGCATCTCCGACGCAAAGGCCCTCGTGCTCGCGCCGGTGGGTCTCATCGCGTTCTTGTGGGTCTCGTCGGCCGGCGCGGCGACGGCCATCGGCGTCTTCGAGACGATGTTCGTGTGCGCGCCTCGTCCCTGGTGGAAGCGGCGCCTCGTCGGGCTCGGCCTCGTGCTCGGCGCGATCCCGGCCGTGGGGCTCGCGACGTTGATCGGCCTCGCGTTCACGCAGTTGACGGGCTCGATCGGCGGGGCCCTCGTGGCCGCGCTCGGGCCGGCGCTCATCCTGACCGCGCTCATCGCGGCGTTTTTCCGCCTCACGATCACGCGCCCGCCCTCGGTGCGCAGGCGCGTCTGGCCGGGCGCGATCGTGACCGTCTCGCTCTGGGCGATCGTGTCGACGGTGTTCTCGATCTACGTGCGCAGCCTGGCGCGGTACGCGACGCTGTACGGGACGCTCGCGAACGTCGCGGTGCTCCTGTTCTGGCTCTGGTTGCTCTCGATCGCGCTGCTCGTCGGCGGCGAGGTTAACGCGCAGCTCGAGGGCGTGCGAGATCCTCACGACGACATGCCCGAGCGGTGGCTCACGCCCAAGGCGGAGGGGCCGCGTTCGATTCAGCCGCCGCCGCCGCCGGAGTCGATCTTGCGGCCGAAGAGGACGGCGTCGAGCGAATAG
- a CDS encoding DoxX family protein, whose product MKLRSLLYPDPSRTGSLGLLLVRLATGVLLAAHGLSKLTAGPAGLAGGLAMKGFPAPTLLAWCATLAELLGGVCLALGLLTRPAAAVVAFNMVVAWASMHLPDAAFFGTGKGGPFEYPFLLSILGLTLALTGAGRYSLDAVLFGRKIDSGGGGG is encoded by the coding sequence ATGAAGCTCCGATCCCTGCTCTATCCCGATCCGAGCCGCACGGGCTCGCTGGGCCTCTTGCTCGTCCGGCTCGCGACGGGCGTGCTGCTCGCGGCGCACGGGCTCTCCAAGCTCACGGCCGGCCCCGCCGGGCTCGCGGGTGGCCTCGCAATGAAGGGTTTTCCCGCGCCGACGCTGCTCGCCTGGTGCGCGACCCTCGCCGAGCTCCTCGGCGGCGTGTGCCTCGCGCTCGGCCTGCTCACGCGCCCCGCCGCCGCGGTCGTCGCGTTCAACATGGTCGTCGCCTGGGCCTCCATGCACCTGCCGGACGCCGCGTTTTTCGGCACCGGCAAGGGCGGGCCGTTCGAATATCCCTTCTTGCTCTCGATCCTCGGCCTCACGCTCGCCCTCACGGGCGCCGGCCGCTATTCGCTCGACGCCGTCCTCTTCGGCCGCAAGATCGACTCCGGCGGCGGCGGCGGCTGA
- a CDS encoding ATP-binding protein — MATARSAPDSTPLGTPPAEQSAHAGPFTRTHVDLAAARASSMARGGVREGELCFLGSLHELVAIGLYRPALSALVSGTGSPARPPMDRSYLLKILDEEVGRQFGHPLRPVVELVLNGIDATPEHPARVDVRVREGVVTVNDDGIGMDLRAILSRLLVPFATDKRPGVDLGRFGVGFFSVIGLGLPDPSSLSIDVETGDGASGWSLSVLADGPEPSSLVCAIRKLTPRAGTRVQVRSSLLEAEPLRAYLRDALHFFPKERALVNLDGVPVNDGRYLAGGSLFSDALSPDDPSRLARFYVGGRALVTGISAATYHAGVKVEGCLAIPELALIDFPSAVELTEGRDALKPCRTFRATAAAFYRKLVDLSRAPGANRKTCDRLAEVAAQISALMLQSAAWSEVAPELARALLGPDRYLVGPERREPLIGFLGGNVENRLFVPESFWAEREWQGYVPGERELLARELEIDHAESLSSLARRRPDLPGIVELARRSERPEAVPVALARGRKSAPGPLPCLGTRHALLVREDAPAVSRRVGWAEHYALRVAFDRATGMREPDLERELIVSEPIGVTGAV, encoded by the coding sequence ATGGCGACGGCACGCAGCGCTCCGGACTCCACGCCCCTCGGGACGCCTCCGGCCGAGCAATCGGCGCACGCAGGGCCGTTCACGAGGACGCACGTCGATCTCGCCGCGGCCCGCGCGAGCTCCATGGCCCGCGGCGGCGTGCGGGAGGGCGAGCTCTGCTTCCTCGGCTCGCTGCACGAGCTCGTGGCCATCGGGCTCTACCGGCCCGCGCTCTCGGCCCTCGTCTCGGGCACTGGCTCACCCGCGCGTCCGCCGATGGACCGATCCTACCTGCTCAAGATCCTCGATGAGGAGGTGGGCCGGCAGTTCGGTCACCCGCTCCGGCCCGTGGTCGAGCTCGTGCTCAACGGGATCGACGCGACGCCCGAGCACCCCGCGCGCGTGGACGTGCGCGTCCGCGAGGGCGTGGTGACCGTGAACGACGACGGGATCGGCATGGATCTGCGCGCGATCCTGTCGAGGCTCCTCGTGCCGTTCGCCACCGACAAGCGGCCCGGCGTGGACCTCGGGCGCTTCGGCGTGGGCTTCTTCTCGGTGATCGGCCTCGGCTTGCCCGATCCTTCGAGCCTGTCGATCGACGTGGAGACGGGCGACGGCGCGTCGGGTTGGTCGCTCTCGGTGCTCGCCGACGGGCCGGAGCCCTCGTCGCTGGTCTGCGCGATCCGCAAGCTCACGCCTCGCGCAGGGACACGCGTGCAGGTGCGATCGTCGCTGCTCGAGGCCGAGCCGCTACGCGCCTACCTGCGCGACGCGCTGCACTTCTTCCCGAAGGAGCGCGCGCTCGTGAACCTCGACGGCGTGCCGGTGAACGACGGCCGTTACCTCGCGGGAGGCTCGCTCTTCTCGGACGCGCTCTCGCCCGACGATCCGAGCCGGCTCGCGCGCTTCTACGTGGGCGGCCGCGCGCTCGTGACGGGCATCAGCGCCGCGACGTACCACGCGGGCGTGAAGGTCGAGGGTTGCCTCGCGATCCCGGAGCTCGCGCTCATCGACTTCCCGTCGGCCGTGGAGCTCACCGAGGGGCGCGACGCGCTCAAGCCGTGCCGCACCTTCCGCGCGACGGCGGCGGCGTTCTACCGCAAGCTCGTGGACCTCTCGCGCGCACCGGGGGCGAACCGCAAGACGTGTGATCGCCTGGCCGAGGTGGCCGCGCAGATCAGCGCGCTCATGCTGCAGTCGGCCGCGTGGAGCGAGGTCGCGCCCGAGCTCGCGCGCGCCTTGCTCGGCCCCGATCGGTACCTCGTCGGCCCCGAGCGACGCGAGCCGCTCATCGGCTTCCTCGGCGGCAACGTGGAGAACCGGCTCTTCGTGCCCGAGAGCTTCTGGGCCGAACGCGAGTGGCAAGGGTACGTCCCCGGGGAGCGGGAGCTGCTCGCGCGCGAGCTCGAGATCGATCACGCCGAGAGCCTGTCGAGCCTCGCGCGGCGTCGCCCCGATCTGCCGGGGATCGTCGAGCTCGCCCGTCGATCCGAGCGGCCCGAGGCCGTCCCGGTGGCGCTCGCGCGTGGCCGCAAGAGCGCGCCGGGCCCGCTGCCTTGCCTCGGGACACGCCACGCGTTGCTCGTGCGCGAGGACGCTCCCGCGGTCTCGCGCCGCGTGGGCTGGGCCGAGCACTACGCGCTGCGCGTCGCGTTTGATCGCGCGACGGGCATGCGTGAGCCGGATCTGGAGCGCGAGCTTATCGTCAGCGAGCCCATCGGGGTCACGGGGGCGGTGTAG
- a CDS encoding ATP-binding protein, whose product MTEVYAGRLSDLLLVRVHGRSSAYLAASRASRPGIVEACRREATVPDLAERILSRTIYAQSATRIAPLRELVQNALDASPRGAAIDVQSGLGGTEIIVTDRGRGMTADEVLGDLLVPFRSGKEGEDLAIGEHGIGFFSALEIAPRLEVKTRTRTEGHLLRVEPLGKGPPYNDFAWSLRPLPHVEGWTGTSVRLLLDEPISRSVLASEVAAAASFVDPAVARIYVDGVLINVARTRMRRVARAQVGGLHTGPMGELSIWVGRGDGALPHVTITQRGLLVAVRQDLFTAPELSLHRDLARAIVSAGFGIVVELPAEVPLNKGRSAPAAHAAAAVESALIAAFERFVLHDALYDRELLRAVDHRLSSVLDRLLCAALAGQPTQPAAASAPEELTETPRTARAATILPPPLSMPPESERRQKRPTVAAPEEVVRFADALLDTPALRVLSIDDEHEQHPRIVTLRHLLVAYRAGTLRPMGEPLRPGLTYVSLDDPLADALWRRLVATSAAAAAASSQDRRGRRVGALAMQRIDRETLLATAKAVPGVDALAAAMTVLEGIDAAISIAAELTPSPVSVHQDLYGPDEMAHTDGSGISVNLASARVRALLVSVLQQDDPAAFGALVDLMLHEKTHVSLASYVPHANAEHGASFYRRKDLLRRRLLEAMSKNIVGDPASWLPAARRGLSSVCLPAPDLLAATFQALPPVAA is encoded by the coding sequence ATGACCGAAGTCTACGCTGGCCGTCTCTCGGACCTCTTGCTCGTGCGCGTGCACGGCCGCTCTTCGGCCTACCTCGCGGCGAGCCGCGCGTCCCGCCCGGGCATCGTGGAGGCCTGCCGCAGAGAGGCGACGGTGCCCGACCTCGCCGAGCGGATCCTCTCCCGCACGATCTACGCGCAGAGCGCCACGCGTATCGCGCCGCTGCGCGAGCTCGTGCAGAACGCGCTCGACGCCTCGCCGCGCGGAGCTGCGATCGACGTGCAGTCGGGGCTCGGCGGCACCGAGATCATCGTGACCGATCGTGGCCGCGGCATGACCGCCGACGAGGTCCTCGGGGATCTGCTCGTCCCGTTCCGCAGCGGCAAGGAGGGCGAGGATCTCGCGATCGGCGAGCACGGCATCGGCTTCTTCAGCGCGCTCGAGATCGCGCCGCGCCTCGAGGTGAAGACACGCACGCGCACCGAGGGCCACCTCCTGCGCGTCGAGCCGCTCGGCAAGGGCCCGCCCTACAACGACTTCGCCTGGTCGCTCCGCCCGCTGCCGCACGTCGAGGGCTGGACGGGCACGTCCGTGAGGCTCCTGCTCGACGAGCCGATCAGCCGCTCCGTCCTCGCGTCGGAGGTCGCCGCGGCCGCGTCGTTCGTCGATCCCGCCGTCGCGCGTATCTACGTCGACGGTGTGCTCATCAACGTCGCCCGCACGCGGATGCGCCGCGTCGCGCGCGCGCAGGTCGGCGGCCTGCACACGGGGCCCATGGGCGAGCTCTCCATCTGGGTCGGCCGCGGCGACGGCGCCTTGCCGCACGTCACGATCACCCAGCGAGGCCTGCTCGTCGCGGTGAGGCAGGACCTCTTCACCGCGCCCGAGCTCTCGCTGCACCGCGACCTCGCGCGGGCGATCGTGTCGGCGGGCTTCGGCATCGTCGTCGAGCTCCCCGCCGAGGTGCCGCTCAACAAGGGGCGCTCGGCGCCAGCGGCGCACGCCGCGGCGGCCGTCGAGTCGGCGCTCATCGCGGCGTTCGAGCGCTTCGTCTTGCACGACGCGCTCTACGATCGGGAGCTGCTCCGCGCCGTGGATCATCGGCTCTCGTCGGTCCTCGATCGCCTGCTCTGCGCGGCGCTCGCGGGCCAGCCCACGCAGCCTGCGGCGGCGAGCGCGCCCGAGGAGCTCACGGAGACCCCGCGCACGGCCAGGGCCGCGACGATCCTGCCGCCGCCGCTCTCGATGCCGCCCGAGTCCGAGCGTCGCCAGAAGCGCCCCACGGTGGCCGCGCCCGAAGAGGTCGTGCGTTTCGCGGACGCCTTGCTCGACACGCCGGCGCTCCGGGTGCTCAGCATCGACGACGAGCACGAGCAGCACCCGCGCATCGTGACCTTGCGACACCTGCTCGTCGCGTATCGCGCGGGCACGCTCCGGCCGATGGGTGAGCCGCTGCGGCCGGGCCTCACGTACGTCTCGCTCGACGATCCGCTCGCGGACGCGCTCTGGCGGCGGCTCGTCGCGACCTCGGCGGCGGCGGCGGCGGCGAGCTCGCAGGATCGACGAGGCCGGCGTGTGGGTGCGCTCGCGATGCAGCGCATCGATCGGGAGACGCTTCTCGCGACGGCGAAGGCGGTGCCGGGCGTCGACGCGCTCGCGGCTGCGATGACGGTGCTCGAGGGGATCGACGCGGCGATCTCGATCGCGGCGGAGCTCACGCCCTCGCCGGTCTCGGTGCACCAGGATCTTTATGGCCCGGACGAGATGGCGCACACGGACGGCAGTGGCATCAGCGTGAACCTCGCCTCGGCGCGGGTGCGGGCGCTGCTCGTGTCGGTGCTCCAGCAGGACGATCCGGCGGCGTTCGGGGCGCTCGTGGATCTGATGCTGCACGAGAAGACACACGTCTCCTTGGCGAGTTACGTCCCGCACGCCAACGCCGAGCACGGAGCGAGCTTCTATCGGCGGAAAGATCTCCTGCGACGACGCCTGCTCGAGGCGATGTCGAAAAACATCGTCGGAGATCCTGCTTCGTGGTTGCCAGCCGCAAGGCGTGGACTTTCGTCGGTCTGCCTACCTGCGCCCGACCTCTTGGCGGCCACGTTCCAGGCGCTCCCGCCGGTCGCTGCCTGA
- a CDS encoding V4R domain-containing protein, whose amino-acid sequence MLVFRVFRHFSAGYVEEVLGRGAAVVFQNGGRELGKEAGQMLYKPNTDDYLKEVVQFVRDSRIGILIPRQLDDKLLVVDLDECITCAGMASISKRICHFEVGFVAGITEILIKKKPKAYETKCGANGEGTCQVTVELG is encoded by the coding sequence TTGTTGGTCTTTCGCGTGTTCCGTCACTTCTCCGCGGGTTACGTGGAGGAGGTGCTGGGGCGCGGGGCGGCGGTCGTTTTCCAGAACGGTGGTAGGGAGCTCGGCAAAGAAGCCGGCCAGATGCTGTACAAGCCGAACACGGACGATTACCTCAAGGAGGTCGTCCAGTTCGTGCGCGACTCACGAATCGGCATTCTCATCCCCCGCCAGCTCGACGACAAGCTTCTCGTGGTGGACCTGGACGAGTGCATCACCTGCGCGGGCATGGCGAGCATTTCGAAACGCATTTGCCACTTCGAGGTCGGCTTCGTCGCTGGGATCACCGAGATCCTCATCAAGAAGAAGCCGAAGGCGTACGAGACGAAGTGCGGCGCCAATGGCGAAGGCACCTGCCAGGTGACGGTCGAATTGGGCTGA
- a CDS encoding roadblock/LC7 domain-containing protein, with protein sequence MAAGSRVEKIQEILRNLRSVSPDIIGSAMVSTDGFIIASLLPNEIDEELVSGMAAALLGVGERIAHELMGGAMEQTYVRGRQGYVILNAVGADALLIVLTTPDAKLGLVFLDIRRRVTELAKIV encoded by the coding sequence GTGGCAGCTGGAAGTCGAGTCGAAAAAATCCAGGAAATTCTTCGCAATCTTCGTTCGGTATCGCCCGACATCATCGGGTCGGCGATGGTGAGCACCGACGGCTTCATCATCGCCTCGCTGCTCCCGAACGAGATCGACGAAGAGTTGGTGTCCGGTATGGCCGCCGCGTTGCTCGGTGTCGGTGAGCGTATCGCTCATGAGCTCATGGGAGGCGCCATGGAGCAGACGTACGTGCGTGGCCGCCAGGGGTACGTCATCCTGAATGCGGTCGGCGCGGATGCGCTGCTGATCGTGCTGACGACGCCCGACGCGAAGCTCGGCCTCGTGTTCCTCGACATTCGCCGTCGCGTGACCGAGCTGGCGAAGATCGTATGA
- a CDS encoding OmpA family protein → MLLGIADLGLINLKLAPEYAEEQAKQSHVPGARPEGTTSAKASAPRPPATPTPSVAVAPPPQPTPTPEPPNAAPEPTATTSALPVVSAVATTPPAPTAEPPPAPVVSTGKPAAVSDILFEIDSNLLTLSSKSTLDEVLKQLKANPSLRIHLRGHSDQLGSREHNLELSRKRAAAVENFFHANGIPHSRITTEAVGGMKPADPTNTPTAWARNRRVEIEWR, encoded by the coding sequence TTGCTCCTCGGCATCGCGGATCTCGGGCTGATCAACCTCAAGCTCGCGCCCGAGTACGCCGAGGAGCAGGCGAAGCAGTCCCATGTGCCTGGGGCTCGGCCGGAGGGGACGACCTCGGCGAAGGCCTCGGCGCCTCGGCCTCCGGCCACTCCGACCCCGAGCGTCGCCGTCGCGCCGCCTCCGCAACCGACCCCCACGCCCGAGCCGCCGAACGCGGCCCCCGAGCCCACGGCGACGACCTCCGCGCTGCCGGTGGTCTCGGCGGTCGCGACGACTCCGCCGGCCCCCACGGCGGAGCCTCCGCCGGCGCCCGTGGTCTCCACGGGCAAACCCGCGGCGGTCTCCGACATCCTCTTCGAGATCGATTCGAACCTCTTGACGTTGTCGTCCAAGAGCACGCTCGACGAGGTCCTCAAGCAGCTGAAGGCGAACCCGAGCCTGCGCATCCACCTCCGGGGGCATTCGGATCAACTCGGATCGCGCGAGCACAACCTGGAGCTCAGCCGCAAGCGCGCCGCGGCGGTGGAGAACTTCTTCCACGCGAACGGCATCCCGCACTCCAGGATCACGACCGAGGCCGTGGGCGGCATGAAGCCCGCGGATCCCACCAACACCCCGACGGCCTGGGCCCGAAACCGGCGCGTCGAGATCGAGTGGCGGTAG
- a CDS encoding two-component system sensor histidine kinase NtrB, with translation MRKNRPNVPFSSGTTLLDEIGVGVVIVDEGGEVVVTNRVADDLITRRAGGSSLLNKIFEHVENELGRDGPQRTKELTVEAFDDAGNKTIVGYRLIRSNRLGTIISMHDVTETERFQAERRQLERLSEVGKACAMVAHEIGNPLAAIKATIQSIEHEAAEAGLGDSLHAVNREIDRLNNMLGQLLGFVRHRPPRRSKAELASIVNRARGAAEGRLNNIHFSTRYGLLRPLWVDQDQLQQVLLNLFINAADAMPEGGELKVYAGIEDERMVLRVEDTGSGIPEEIVDKVFDSFFTTKPTGTGLGLSICYRIVTDHGGAITIGGRSGNVSGTCVTITLPIMTGR, from the coding sequence ATGAGGAAGAACCGCCCCAACGTGCCGTTTTCATCGGGGACCACCCTGCTCGACGAGATCGGGGTGGGTGTCGTGATCGTGGACGAGGGGGGCGAGGTCGTCGTGACGAACCGCGTCGCCGACGACCTGATCACGCGCCGCGCCGGCGGCTCCTCCCTGCTCAACAAGATCTTCGAGCATGTAGAAAACGAGCTCGGGCGCGACGGCCCGCAGCGCACGAAGGAGCTCACGGTCGAGGCCTTCGACGACGCGGGCAACAAGACCATCGTCGGCTACCGCCTCATCCGATCGAACCGGCTCGGGACGATCATCTCCATGCACGACGTCACGGAGACCGAGCGCTTCCAGGCCGAACGAAGGCAACTCGAGCGGCTCAGCGAGGTCGGCAAGGCCTGCGCGATGGTCGCGCACGAGATCGGCAACCCGCTCGCGGCGATCAAGGCGACCATCCAGTCCATCGAGCACGAGGCCGCCGAGGCCGGGCTCGGCGACTCGCTACACGCGGTCAACCGCGAGATCGACCGGCTGAACAACATGCTCGGCCAGCTCCTCGGCTTCGTGCGCCACAGGCCGCCCCGGCGCAGCAAGGCGGAGCTCGCGAGCATCGTGAACCGCGCGCGCGGCGCGGCCGAAGGGCGGCTCAACAACATCCACTTCAGCACGCGGTACGGCCTGCTCCGCCCGCTCTGGGTCGATCAGGATCAGCTCCAGCAGGTCCTCCTGAACCTCTTCATCAACGCGGCCGACGCGATGCCGGAGGGCGGGGAGCTGAAGGTCTACGCGGGCATCGAGGACGAGCGGATGGTCCTGCGTGTCGAGGACACGGGCAGCGGGATCCCCGAGGAGATCGTCGACAAGGTCTTCGACTCGTTCTTCACGACCAAGCCCACGGGTACGGGGCTCGGGCTCTCGATATGTTATCGAATCGTGACCGACCACGGTGGTGCGATCACGATCGGCGGACGGAGCGGAAACGTCTCGGGGACGTGCGTCACGATCACGTTGCCCATCATGACCGGCAGGTAG